In Dermacentor andersoni chromosome 11, qqDerAnde1_hic_scaffold, whole genome shotgun sequence, the sequence AAAGAAGCCGACTTCGCTCTAACCTGAAACATCAAACGACCAGAGAGTGGGTgcggcagcacttttttttttttgtcgacatgCACAAAAAGAGCACGCGCAGAACGaagtattttccttttctttcttttctttttttcgaatggGAGAGTTTGCGTGCATGCctctgtgcgtttgcgtgtgtgcgtgaggagggggggggggggggtgttcttaCACATCCGGGCCTTCGGCGCTTCTTCCGGTTCTTTctgctcctttttctttttctttatcaaaCGCCCTCGATATTCATTGTAGGTCATCGGACCTACAAAGTTCAACTGAGCTGAAGGCTTGGACATTAAAGTGACTGACGCGGCAAAGCGCACGGTTTAACGACTTCCCTTTTCCTTTGCGCGTTTAAAATTCCGCAGAGCGCTAGAGGATAAATTACGAACTAAACAACACATAACCCAGTGAAGTGCAGCGAATTCGTAACGATACAGCATAGAACGACATATCGGTTAACGACCATCAGCCATGCACCTTAGCAACAACAACGTACTACTATAGCCATACGACGATTTGGCGACAGATCCGCACGACATGTCCCATCCGATGAAATTCCTTtcctaaaatgtttttttttttaagttaaatTGGTGCAGGGATGAAATGAAACACCGAAATTCCTTCTAAGCGAACGGTGCAGACACGGGCTGAAGTAGTAGTAATGATGTGATGCCCTGCCATTGGCCCACTCCAAGTGACCACCATCAGTGCACGCGAAGGTGCGATAGACTACGCGAACACACATCTTTGGCCCGCATGACCCCTACGGTACTACGTGCACTCGTTGTAACTGTCGTCGTTTGAACGGCGATACGTTTTATTCCTCGGAGTTCTCCAACACCGGGAAGTACGAGCACGCGTTCATATTGATACAAGATCGAAGGTTGGTTGTATTTAGAGACAGCAATGTTTAGAGGAGCAATGttatttgagctgtattagtacATAGCTTGCACGTTACGTCGCGGACACGGTGAAACCATGACGGTTTCGCCAATATGGCGCCTAGGATGACGTCAGTCAAAGCCATGGCACTTTTAATCGTGAGAGCGAGCTCTGCAAGCCACAAAAATGACACGCGACCGAAAGGCAGGTCACGACGCTCAtttgaagttcccgcactatgctgccgtgacgtcatggatcatgGCGGCGTTTGATGGGGCTTAAGTGAAATTTGTTACCGATGATACGTAGCTGCgctgtattgtaaaaaaaaaaaaaaaaagttgaagctTGAACTTAGCCAGTTTCAAGAACGTTTACCGATACGCAACGGCTCGAGCATGATAAAATGGCATTTGAAATCAGTGACGTCAGGCTGACGTACACTGACGCTTAGGTTTAGGCGCtagatttgaaaaaaagaaattgacccTCTGTTTCTTTCACAATAATCAACAAATTACCGCGGTATTAACGAAAAGAAAGTTTGTTAAGAATGCTTTATCAAACTAAACCGACTTGTGTTTCGCTTTAGTGGGATATTGAAGCTGCTTTGGTGTACTAAGATTGTGGAAACGCAGTCTCTAGGGGAGTGGCATAAATACAGCACACGACGGCATGCTTGAGTTTAGTTCTGACTGGATAATGTTTCATAACGACGGATTACTGGATGTTAGAATTTTCTTGAAATCGATTCAAGTGGGCTGCAACTGTGCTGGCAAAATGGGCAGCTACCGATGCGCTTGCTCTCCATCGACCTCACCGTCAAAGCGAGAGAAATTCCTCCGCGCTGCGGCTTCCGACAGAACACATTTAGCTTGACTCCCAACGCTATACACCCACTTCTCGCCACCTCAACACTATCTTGACAGCTAGATGAACAGATCTCAGATGTGAACGAACGAATCGGGTGATCTGTCAAATAACCGTTTCTGCATTGGACACTATCGTTTCTAagacagcatatatatatatatattaatcatTGGCAGTTGTCACGTCGGCAAATGTGCTGAACCGAGATTCACAGGCGAGCTGCTCTGACGTGTACCAAAGGACGACAGCGGCAGAAATTAATTTCGTGGGAGGCCTTAAAAGAATAAGGGCAACAGCTAGCCACGTACGCGAGGTTGGTTATGCGTCTGCCACTTCTATTTCGGAGAGAAGTAGTCTCTTGATAAGCTACGATACGATAACGTATTTCTCATCGCGAACGCACTTGCAATGCCAACGTCGGGGCCATGTGGAAATTCGTCTTTCCGGTAGTGGGTATGGCAGCTAGGCTGACAGCTGGTACCCACATGTCTATCGCAATTTCCCGGCGATTTCGGAAAGAGCAAATACACTGCAAAAGATACGTGGCACTTTCGTAGCGCGTCAGCGCGCTTATCGCAATCGCGTGCCGTCTGCTACGTAGTACAGCAACAGACGACCACCTACGCGTCGGCGGATATTTACCGTCCGCACCCGATCCAAAAATAAGACGCGATCGAACTTGCAGTGAAAACAACACGCGCCGACTAAACATATATTGGGGCGCTCGATGCTTTATTGTGTACGACGCTGTTAGGCAGGAATTTCATGCAGCAAGTCGATCTGGCGCGAATAAACGTAGTTCATCAGACCTTTTACGTGACCCATTCTTGTAGAGATCGCACTTACATTAGCTCACTGTACACTGCTCTAGAGTACTACGACATCGTAGACACGAGCCTGAGAGTGTGAGAAACAGCATTTAGGGAGAATTACCGAGTATATACCGGATAAAATTGTTAACTCTACTGGAGTTCGGAAAGAAGTTGAttatatacgaaaaaaaaaaaaacgcctcgtTACACTGCCACTTCTCCTACATAGACCAAATTCTCCCTTTGCTatcagaaaaacaaagaaaggctgTTAATTTTCTCCCGGGTCTTCCATCAGGACGTTACTGCAGATCACCGATAGAGACGTACGGGTAGGCGTCCGCAGGAGTTCAACGGAGGTGTACAAAAATTTTAAGTCAACAGTAAGTTGACTCGAGAGCAAACTTTCCTCTCAGATATATTgctcacaggaaaaaaaaaataaaaaaaaagggggggggggggcaaaggaaCTTGCGTTATAACACGACTGCAAGTTAACTAATCGGCAGGAAGTACTCAGGTTAAAAATCGCAACCACCACCGTTTCGAAGCATTTGTAGGCCATACGCTACTTCTTCCGACTATCGAGAATCTGCGGTTGAGCACAGTGTTTAATTTACATACGAGCCCTTGCACAGGGGATACCAATGTTTCTGCCCATAATGTCTCGAAGGGGTCCGTGACGTGGTTTGCAAAAGGCGACTGTCACGTCTAACCAAATTGGTACCTTGTACATACCTATTCTACGCTCTAATGGCGGTCATGGGACCACCGAAAGGGTGACATACTGCCTATACCTATGCTTTTCTCAAGGTCTGCCGTTCCAGTGGCTCACATACGCCGCCAGCCTACTCAAAAATGCTATTCGAAAGTATCTACGCACTTCCCCCGAAAATTTGACCCTCTTCTGCGATTAGTAAGTCGCCTCCCCACCCCCGTCATAAATGAGCTCATTTGAACACCTTATTAAAAACATTTGTTTTTAAATTACGTGCTCTCGAGAAATGGCAACGTGTACAACCAACGCCGCCGCGTCAAAAAACAATCGTTTCGAAACGTCTGTCCGACATGCGGATATGAAAGCTCGACCGTCAGAATTGAGAACTCGGCTACTGTTTCTGAAATGGAACAATGAGTTCGGATTGCCTCTAGTCCACTAGGATGTTATTCTTGCGGTCTAACtttagaaaggaaaaaaacaaggCTCCCTGGCTCGTCTGCATGAGCGATTATGTCTAGACTCGTGTGGAATAATCGCCACCCTCAGAATGTAAAGCAACGTGTGTTAGGCGAGGGGGCCCGGCGAGTACAGGCGAGTGTTACGTTCTACAgggtgttccacgtaacttgagcgaaactttgaaaatatgcaattgccacgtagctggaccgaaccaaggtaacgttggtTGCCGTacgtcgcttcgagatactcgGATTTCTTTTTCCACTCCGCCTAATGAGATAATtagtaattagatgaaaagcgtccacgagaaaattgtagagcaacatgattAGCTCTCGGTAcagctcttttttttattttgtatctcaatacgtgctacatagaagtgtttttcgaCCGAGCGTgaaagcctgcgaatacacgtaaaattgccgcgcgactggccgctcgaggcactttgcgtgtatttgcaggcttctttcacgcacgGTAAAACTTAAGTAGCACGTATTAGCTGTatcggagtttttcatgttgctcgacaattttctcgttgacacttttaatGGCAATAATTGAGAAGCCGATTAATTCAGACCAATTATccaattaggtggaatgaaaaaaagataGTTTGAGTATCCTAAGCGACGCCAAGCAACGTTACCtcgattctgtccagctacgtggcaattgcaaattttttttttttttgaagtttggcTCAAGTGAAACACTCTGTATAGTAAAGCGTCCTAATGACAAATAAAGTGAGGAATCGAAGAGAGATTTCTCACCATTCTTGTGCTCCGACCACCGGCACGTCCTCGACGCTAATCTATAGCCGAAATATTTGGAATGAATAACAAGAATAAAACAGTAATGTTAGGAGTTGACAGAACAGTGAATGACCAACGTTTTCTCctatatagccactgagcagggGAGACAACTTGAGAATCCTGCGATTTGGTAGGCTTTTCCGTAATGACGGTGTAGATATCGAGATCCGTACGTATGCTACACAACAGCGATTAAATAAAATTGGACAGCAACACGCTGCATTGCTTGAACCACGTACACAATAAAACCCTATGCGTGCACAAACTACTACATACTATACACCGCGTTACATTGGCAAGACGGATATGTGCATGGTACTTCGAAGGAACGTCTGCTGCAGATTAGATATAGTTTGCATTGTATACGGAAAAAGAAAATCGTTGTTTGCAGACAACGCCGATCGGTTCTGCCACGACTCAACACAGAGCGACTTTCTAGAAATCTCCGCCACTGGGTTTATCCACTTGGCGTCGAATAAACGAGCCTGTAAATGAAACGCGCCTAAACGCAGACGGGTACACACCGATGTTTGACAGTGTGGATGAAGAAGAGTACAAAAAACGACGAAAATGAGAGAAGACTTCGTTGACGCGAGCCCAGGGAGCTAAGTAAAAACGAACAAACGCGGAGGCCGGTAATGAaaccggaaaaaaaagaaacaatataaaGACGATATCAAGACTGGCTTTTGAAAATGAAAACGCGCATGCCAATGATAATTCTCGACTAAGATCGCCTGAAGTGAAACGCACACGCAGAATCCAAAGCAATACAGCTCTCCGAACTGTTTGACACTGTCCGTACAGGCCGTGCTGGACAGATTCATTATAGCTAGCCTGTGTCCGTACTCGCGGCAGTGCATTCGGAGCGTGCGCCATACCAGCCGTACAGTGAAGCAAACGAAGTGACTAGGGCGACATTCCACAACACGGTCTCTCGTGGGAACATCACAACACGTGTCAACGCCAGAGAAATCCAGCACTTCGCGCGACAGACCCAAACCGGAGCGCACACGCATGCTGACCGATGATGTCAGCGAGCGACGTAATGGGCGCCGGAGCTCATCCGACGGTAGCAGAAACCACAAAGGCTGCAGTTCTACCCTAGTGGTGGAGAGGCAAAACTCAAGACAAGTTTACGTTTTTTTAAAAAGCGGAGTTATTAAAGTTTATAAACAAAGCGAAAGTACATAACTTGTTATAAATGTGCGTTTTAAGTACTTTAACATTGAATATTGAGTACAGAACAAACGTATATACTTCTTTATTTTGTTGCTGACGTTCCAAGTAAACTGCGCCACCCGCGCGTAATCAACCCTGGGCCAAGCTGCACAGCGTGGTGAGGCGGGATTGGCTGGCGGCCGTGCACCAATGAGAAGCATACATCTGGAGCATCACGTGCCCAACCGGCTTTGATTTACTAGCGCTGCTCAGTACTGCTGCCGGGTCTTTGAACGTGGTCGACACAGGCTCACTGGTTCCTCAAAATGCGGCTTCTCTGCATTTTGCTCCCCCTGGTCGGCTTAATATCGGCCGACCCCACCGTATACTTCAAAGAAGAGTTCAACGATGGAGGTGAGTGcgatttttttctcgctttcggGAGTTTTTCTCTGGATTCTGGCTGCTGACGCGGTGAGGTGGAGGTGGGGGGCCGCCATCCGTGTCGGACGTCGTTTGCTGATGTGTAACCTGCCTCCTCCGATTCCGCTCTTTTGCAGAGGCGTGGAAGGACCGGTGGGTCGAGTCGACGAAAGGCGACAACCTCGGAAAGTTTGTTCTCACCGCGGGCAAGTTTTACGGCGATGAGGAGAAAAGCAAGGGACTGCAGACCTCCGAAGACGCCCGGTTCTACGGCATCTCGGCCAAGTTCGAGCCCTTCTCCAACGAGGGCAAGACGCTGGTGGTGCAGTTCACCGTCAAGCACGAGCAGAACATCGACTGCGGCGGCGGCTACGTCAAGCTGTTCGACTGCAGTCTGGACCAGACGCAGATGCACGGCGAGTCCCCGTACCTGATCATGTTCGGCCCGGACATCTGTGGGCCGGGCACCAAGAAGGTGCACGTCATCTTTAACTACAAGGGCAAGAACCACCTCATCAACAAGGAGATCCGCTGCAAGGACGACGTGTTCACCCACCTGTACACGCTGATCGTCAAGCCCGACAACACCTACCAGGTCAAGATCGACAACGAGGTGGTCGAGAAGGGTGAGCTCGAGAAGGACTGGTCTTTCCTGCCCCCCAAGAAGATCAAGGACCCCGAGGCCAAGAAGCCCGAGGactgggacgaccgcgccaagatCGACGACCCGGACGACAAGAAGCCCGAGGACTGGGACAAGCCCGAGTACATCCCTGACCCCGACGCCACCAAGCCCGAGGACTGGGACGACGACATGGACGGCGAGTGGGAGCCCCCGCAGATCAACAACCCCGAGTACAAGGGCGAGTGGAAACCCAAGCAGATCGACAACCCGGCCTACAAGGGGGCCTGGGTCCACCCGGAGATCGACAACCCCGAGTACACGGCGGACCCCAAGCTGTACCACTACCCGGAGATCTGCAAGGTGGGCTTCGACCTGTGGCAGGTCAAGTCCGGCACCATCTTCGACAACCTGCTTATCACCGACGACGAGGAGTACGCCCGCGTCCACGGCGAGGAGACCTGGGCCGCGCTTAAGGACGccgagaaaaagatgaaggacaagcaggaggaagaggaggaggccAAGAGCAAGAAGGAGGACGACGCTAAGGACGAGGATGAGTTCGAAGACGACGAGGATAAGGAAGACAAGgacgagaaggaggaggagaccACGCCCGCGCCGGACGACGAGGACCACAAGCACGAGGAGTTGTGAGCAAGTGGCAGGGCAGGACTCGAAAAAAATCTTTTGTACAGGCATCTctcattattttgttttttctcgcTCATCCCGTGCTGtttcactcattttttttctcctcctctcCCCCATTTGTGGTGCAGCAAGAGAAAATGGTTgatttaataataaaaaaataaaacaggctcTCTCCTGGTTACATGTTTGTCACCCGTCTCATTTATTGGCTTTATTACACGACACGCACTGTACAGGCTatatgaaaaacaacaaaaaggcaCTCTTCAGTGGCTCGGTCATCTGCTAGGATCCAAACTCCTTTGTGTCCGGGGTGATGGGCTTGAACTCGTAGCTTCCTCGGCCGTCCATGTAAAGGCAGTACTGCAAAGCAAAAAGTAAAGGTAAGCACTGTATTGCAACTTGAACGTCTCAATTTAGTGGTCAAGAGCATAATGAATAGGCGATGATTATAGCAGTACCGTTTAGATTTAGCAGCTGGACAAATGCAACAGTACTGTGAAGGCACAAACCCCTACACAACAGCTGGGTAATAGGTAGACAGTAGTGCCTAGAACTATTACCGCAAATATGCACTAGCTCAGTAAAAGTGCTGGCTGCAATTGGTACTGTACCAGTTCAGTACAGAGGTCCTCTGCAGCTGTTATCACAATTGGCAATGACTTCACCATGCTTAcctttcactgcatacatctttCTCTTTCCTATGCAGTTTCCACCTCACTGATTTGAATTAGCTTGGTAAAACAGCATGTGGCAGTAGGTCACTGATGCCCCTTTAACACCATAGTTATTGTGATGCATCCCTACCTGTACAGGCCAACAGTTATTTATAGTTTAGACCCGGTCACTCGATGAATGCAACAGTACTGTGCAGCTCTAGAAAGGGCACATCTCGAGAGTTTTAAGGAGAGGTGCAAATTAACACTTGCCCAGTGTTAATTTATTAATAGAAATCCTTGCCCTGTGCACTCCACGCGCAATGTCGCAATTATATTTCTGATGCATCTCTCAGTTCATTAAGTGCCAGTACTGCTAAGACCCAGCAGCTGGATGAATGCAACAGTACCGTGCAGGTAGACCTCCCAAGCTGGGTAATCAAAGAAGACTGCCCCTGAACTGCTACGGCAAATGTGGGCTAGCTTAGTGAAAGAGCACGTGTCACTAGGTCCGTGActtagttctttaatgtcatgACCACGCACATTGCCCTTTAATGACGAACAGCTTAGTGTCACTGAACTCGTAAGTAATTCAATTTGGCATTGTGCCTCCTGCATGCTTTAGATTTCACTATTGCATTATGCCCACAATACAGTGCATAATGAGAAGTTAAGGCACTGAAGGAGCACAGACATGATATTTTTGACTAGGGTCATATTTCATACTTCTCAAGTGCCCTTATTTGGTATGCCAGAGGCAACTTCACTTATAAATTCAAAAACATTCAACGAAAAGAAAAGGCTCCTGCAAAGCTTTCTGAATACTTCTCTCCATGTTTGCTATGCACTCCataaatcatcattatcaccagccCCTTTTCAtctccactacaggacgaagacctctcccagcgatctccaatcaaCCTTGTCTTGTGCTGgtcaattccaacttgcgcctgcaaatttcacCACCTCCATCAAATCTCCTGCCGTCCCCAaatgcacttcccttcccttggcacccattctgcccagctccattttctttcaccctcataatgtcaactagaatattggttATCCCTGTTTGCGCagtgatccacactgctctcttcctgcatcttaacattacgcctaacacTTTTCGTTCCATTGCTTTGAGTGGTTCTTACCACCATAAATATGTCATCCTTTTCCCACGAAGCTTGAGGCACTAAAGACCAATTTTACGTATGTCTACATGTTAGCAAAACTTTGGGTCTAGCAGCTCAGCAGAGCGTTGGACGACTGAGGACCGGTCATCGGGGCCAGTACTTTGCAATGTTGTATTTATTCTTCCCTTTTATCACTTGCCACACTGCATGGCCAATTACAGTGACAACGGTGGCATTCGGGCCGATGGCGAGaccaatgaaaaatgaaatagGTAGTTACAAAATAAGGCCCCCAGATTAAGGACATGCAAGCCTAGCCATGTGCCCAGTTTACACTGGTTGCGTTACTAGTAGAGCAAATAGCTTGAGGTTCAATATATTTGGCATGTTCGACGGGACTGTACGTCAACGCCAAAAACTGGTGACAGCTGGATGGTGTATTCAGTAAAAACATACAAGCCTGGATATTTCGTGACTTGAAAATGTGCCAGAATGGCAAAAAAATGGCTCTGCTACTCTGCCTGACCCATCCAAATTGTAAATAATTTCTAGTTACGTCATTAGGCTTGGCGAAAACAGTGGAGTGTGCACATGTGGCATGCCACAATTTTTGGCACTTCAACAAGGCTTTTTGAGGCAGTAAGTAGAGCAGGCAATGGCGCATTAGAAGGGTGAAAGGAATCAAAAATACCTACCAGCAATTAGTTCAATTTTGCCTGAAGCTAACTGCACTTACAGTGAAATAAAAACCGGAAATTAAGACATAACAACTTGTTCCACCTTTTGGACTTGCCCACACCAGGCTGCACTCAATGCAGGTAGGCGTAAACGCAACATGATGAAAATGAATTGCACCACCCTTTTGTGCAAGACACAAAATGGTGGGtgatgtgctttcttttttagaCCCTTCAAGCTAATAATTCCACTTTGCATATTAAATGAGGTAAGCTGAGTACAGAAAGTATTTTTATTGGATTACATTTGGCTATTCACTTGAAACCTCGTGCAGTACTCATGCATAAGCATTGATTTTGTTGCTGTACAATGTGTAGGGTGAAGTTATAAAAAAGAATGGCAATGCAGTCTCGAAAACTCACAACAGCTTATAGTGTAATGCACAGAAatgaaacgtcttttttttttgtggattaTTTCTGCACTGTAGCACAGAAACTTACCATGTGAGGGGTACTGGGACTGGTACCCCTAACCTCCTCCAAATGTTACAAGACAAATAtgcacttacaaaaaaaaaaaagtatttttacAAAGATGGGCAAGTTGACATAGCACTGCAGCTAGGATGAGCAGGAGCACAGGGCAGCGGCTGAGGTGTTACGGTCGTCTTCATCGTGACACAAAGCAATGCCACACTACTGGGGCATCACCATGGCTAGAACTATCAGCCCGAGAAATAAGGCAAGGTCATCTCCCAGAATGGTGATTCAGAGAAGTGAGCAGGCTCTCTCCTCATAGTTGTGTGCAAATATGGTTAGTTTACAAGTTTTCCAGGTGAGCTCAATGGTCAAGTCTGGGTTTCACAGAAAACAGCAAAATGAAGTCCTGGGAACACATGAGGCAATGCTTTTCAGTTTAGCTGTAGAGTCTCAGTTCTAAGTACCGTGAGAGACGCAAGCTCCACGGTTTTGTGAAACTTCACCACAGTGATGCTTCATGTTCAAAGCAAAAGAAGGTGTCAAGGGGTGAAGCCTGTCTTCTAGGGTAACCATAAGAACATGAATGGAGCCTTTCAATAGCAGAGTCGGATGCTACGGCATAAAATAAGCCAAAGCCAATCTGAAATGGCAAAACGACAGCTCAAAGCTAAATGCAAGTAACGACTCTGCATAATGTAAAGACACATAGCTACAGCTTTGCTCAAGTGTTATTCTGAAGCCGCAGTTAAGTTTGCACTGCATCAAAATTGCGAAATATAAACACTGTAATCCACACAAGCGGAGCACAAAGCTAAAAAGGAAACCTGCCTGGGTTTCCTTTCTGGCTTAGTACTGCAACTGGCAGGCTTCTACAGAAGTCATTTGCCACACATCAAAATCAAATCACATTCAGTGGTTTAAC encodes:
- the Calr gene encoding calreticulin, whose amino-acid sequence is MRLLCILLPLVGLISADPTVYFKEEFNDGEAWKDRWVESTKGDNLGKFVLTAGKFYGDEEKSKGLQTSEDARFYGISAKFEPFSNEGKTLVVQFTVKHEQNIDCGGGYVKLFDCSLDQTQMHGESPYLIMFGPDICGPGTKKVHVIFNYKGKNHLINKEIRCKDDVFTHLYTLIVKPDNTYQVKIDNEVVEKGELEKDWSFLPPKKIKDPEAKKPEDWDDRAKIDDPDDKKPEDWDKPEYIPDPDATKPEDWDDDMDGEWEPPQINNPEYKGEWKPKQIDNPAYKGAWVHPEIDNPEYTADPKLYHYPEICKVGFDLWQVKSGTIFDNLLITDDEEYARVHGEETWAALKDAEKKMKDKQEEEEEAKSKKEDDAKDEDEFEDDEDKEDKDEKEEETTPAPDDEDHKHEEL